A part of Liolophura sinensis isolate JHLJ2023 chromosome 1, CUHK_Ljap_v2, whole genome shotgun sequence genomic DNA contains:
- the LOC135467573 gene encoding disks large homolog 5-like, which yields MESKHKELLQIHRAKFSLAVDVDRLCPLLEGAGILTPNDVAEIRNQSTKAGQVETLLDILPSKGNMAFQGLCSALETTYPRLLTVMFLGSNQKVSGSQSTSLTWDSEDEALHHSPQPGEHQVAATSPKTYTRIIPSYVYDLQSREIPSSNEHLVKSDPKLASRSIDIPKTRPNQKANLNEERQRDYDWLKSQCEKAMNELQSLKRQHGDTVKRCDQAMKEAEFYRRNYKSGVGKLDQATEEIDAVKVRCNEVILEKNKLSQELSELRRRSEEDKSQITELLKQQRDFISEGASNEVLKLYDSAQDKYEALRKDYDNLQKRFADQLNEYSTAANKLELSLEENVRLKKQYEDAISERNCALMERNGLKQQCTAAIRNWDIAIQERNKIKDEFENAKIQGDNLAKEIHQIMHGQLKAKQDFERVCDERNAALNEYKLVMSERDSVHKEIEQLQDRLQEAVKDVEALRADKKTLQDEKESLKREINCALQDRDKALKEVNDLREKYGDVCSEKNEVQKERDEFRKDYYMVAQERDVARHERQEALVHRDQILRETYEKTAREKAEEMEQVAKETEALKKHIEKLQQDFMDSVQEADIAKKRRDWAFGERDKIVQERESIRTLCDRLRRERDRAVSDLAQALRDSDDLKKQKNEMYKELKELRERYESVVETDVRKSQLNSVSHNHSRDSAIDADLHEWETETLELDLGGINSQELGFDLVGGKDDPQFPNDSSLFVSHVTKGSAVDGKLKLNDLLVKVNNIDVTNVDKQVAFQAVVNNSGVVNMVVRRKKTSNRSYQPVQLSINLGKDPGIQLESGLFVSRISPNSSIAKERALNLGDRILAVNGQSVEKMPIPTVIKIMGETSESVVLDIWKPNSPNSSAGPSPTPANQSHPREQPVTPPMRKALLQNNHWESTGNCASVESKSTSNLKALKCSGSQTDSLDSPSSRKKHSDQKDDSKTRHGSHHDWLMFIKKFLPKNNEERERERMNKSNTGMSSAEEDVIAEFENVLENCDLVKPKPGIPVDSKRDINNGGTWPKTHHPKFDFQGPGTVIECQHSRRGRARLPPEFMGQRSHNKIPPDPPERTSSSVDATFRHSPQNSDITAKNSAPSLASPHGRQLPMISSPIKLPVSSSSSHFPGSRGSHYPAHSTPVCPEEQNHPKDLFPLHLDKMRMIRPTSGPGRGDRRHNMPLPSQYLGGRPTPLDINIFYPPQAPPYSPIRPAISPTDFLPRGPDRPIPLGPPYHAKATSPINFPNSVSPLTKSPANIFPKYPANSYPVDGSHLPVGNPVVTSPVNGQPMGNHSCSSPPGVIPNPHFFRDLSNPRMIDKRITTSPSPSQHSSIGLDRSTPTPSEDFPYASIYHRPSPNGRPLSGTYDGWSTIPRREKERIRIPSNASMVAKSSTGSMELVPERGSPVLQFFSLDGTERVSSTSIHNTRPHVKPRKPLPGEQRVVNIEKTADVVGFQIKLGPTGGIFVSSVNENSLASQAGLEVGDQLIEVCGINMRKATKDLAASVLRQCRDTFSMVLQFNPDKYNGDSSESSTPSSPVMSHPNSPDSSRSQPKHLVSNETLTGLPISPSNTQRMNGVCGTEGALEPRFVFLERSTPSMDLGMEVIGGNAAGIFVHEVEQGSAASGSKGLQRGDHILEFNGVDLRSATLEQACSELSKGNSKVTILAQYNIAKYNKICPGMGDFFYIRTHFDRTAENEGELSFKKDDILLIETTRFKKVGVWFGWLVDDEGKKIKGGALPSKFRLEDEMVLRRSLSESLSLYEDDFRPSSRRGSNSVRRSIFRKRRHQRNNSKDSREFGSFSDASLNSDSVPVLDDGSLYTYTKVERLEYTLIRPVIVLAPLAEPIILKLTSESPDKYCSCPTTEMSAQAVETAVTTGQFVDYWKRDDHYECITVSAVQAVCDKKCHCLLNVTPAAVERLRQQKIYPIVLFCRHKSAKQIRDIRDVQFLSERVSNRSAKDLFDQYQKLEQEYRHLFTAIIQGGNLAEMCTQIKRVISAEQQKTIWVTAGAL from the exons GGGAGCACCAGGTGGCAGCCACGAGCCCAAAAACCTACACCAGAATTATACCTTCATATGTGTATGATCTCCAATCCCGTGAAATTCCATCCTCAAATGAACACCTTGTGAAGAGTGACCCAAAGCTGGCCAGTCGCAGCATTGATATACCAAAAACCAGACCCAATCAAAAAGCGAACTTGAATGAAGAAAGACAGAGAGATTACGATTGGTTGAAATCACAGTGTGAAAAGGCCATGAACGAACTTCAGTCGCTAAAACGCCAGCATGGCGACACCGTGAAGCGGTGCGACCAGGCAATGAAAGAGGCGGAATTCTATCGTAGAAATTACAAATCTGGTGTGGGTAAACTGGACCAAGCTACCGAGGAGATAGATGCTGTGAAGGTTCGCTGTAATGAGGTGATTCTAGAGAAAAACAAACTGAGCCAAGAGCTGTCAGAGTTACGTAGGCGAAGCGAGGAGGATAAAAGTCAAATCACAGAACTTCTGAAACAGCAAAGGGACTTCATAAGTGAAGGTGCTTCTAACGAGGTGCTAAAACTGTACGATTCCGCTCAGGATAAATATGAAGCTTTACGGAAGGATTATGACAATTTACAAAAACGTTTTGCTGATCAGCTGAATGAGTACAGCACAGCAGCAAATAAGTTAGAGCTGTCGTTGGAGGAAAATGTGAGACTCAAAAAGCAATATGAGGATGCTATTAGTGAGAGAAACTGTGCCTTAATGGAGCGCAATGGACTCAAACAGCAGTGCACGGCGGCCATTAGAAACTGGGATATAGCTATTCAAGAGAGGAACAAAATCAAAGATGAATTTGAGAATGCCAAGATCCAAGGAGATAATTTAGCTAAAGAAATTCATCAGATTATGCATGGTCAGTTGAAGGCTAAGCAGGACTTTGAGAGAGTGTGCGATGAGAGAAATGCAGCTTTGAATGAGTACAAGCTTGTGATGTCCGAGCGGGATTCTGTACATAAGGAGATTGAACAGCTTCAGGACCGTCTACAGGAGGCGGTGAAAGACGTAGAGGCTCTGCGTGCTGACAAAAAGACTCTGCAGGATGAGAAAGAGTCCCTGAAAAGGGAGATAAATTGTGCTCTTCAAGACCGTGATAAAGCCTTGAAGGAGGTGAATGACTTAAGGGAAAAGTATGGTGATGTATGTTCAGAGAAGAATGAGGTTCAGAAAGAACGGGACGAGTTCCGTAAGGATTATTATATGGTGGCTCAGGAGAGAGATGTGGCTCGGCATGAGCGGCAGGAAGCCTTGGTTCACCGTGATCAGATCCTTAGGGAAACGTACGAGAAGACGGCGCGGGAAAAGGCTGAGGAAATGGAACAGGTGGCAAAGGAAACAGAAGCCTTGAAGAAACACATAGAAAAACTGCAACAAGATTTCATGG ACTCTGTTCAGGAAGCTGACATTGCCAAGAAGAGACGAGACTGGGCTTTTGGGGAGCGTGACAAGATAGTCCAGGAAAGAGAAAGTATTAGAACCCTGTGTGATAGATTACGACGAGAGCGGGACAGAGCTGTGAGTGACCTTGCTCAAGCTCTCAGAGATTCCGATGATCTCAAGAAACAGAAGAATGAAATGTACAAAGAACTCAAAGAGTTAAG GGAAAGGTATGAGTCAGTTGTGGAAACAGATGTGAGGAAATCGCAGCTGAATTCTGTGAGTCACAATCACAGTCGGGATTCAGCCATTGATGCAGATCTGCACGAGTGGGAGACAGAGACCTTGGAATTAGACCTG GGAGGCATTAACAGCCAAGAGCTAGGGTTTGATCTGGTGGGCGGTAAAGATGACCCTCAGTTCCCTAATGATAGCTCCCTGTTCGTCAGCCATGTCACTAAGGGAAGTGCTGTGGACGGCAAACTCAA GCTAAATGACTTGCTGGTTAAAGTCAATAACATAGATGTGACCAATGTGGATAAACAGGTGGCTTTTCAGGCTGTTGTTAATAACTCTGGTGTTGTAAATATG GTTGTAAGAAGGAAGAAAACCTCTAACCGAAGTTACCAACCTGTCCAACTCAGTATTAACCTAGGGAAAG ATCCTGGTATTCAGCTGGAGTCTGGACTGTTTGTCAGTCGGATCTCACCTAACTCCAGTATTGCCAAAGAGAGAGCTCTGAATCTGGGTGACAGAATCTTAGCT gTCAATGGTCAGTCTGTGGAGAAAATGCCTATTCCAACTGTGATTAAAATTATGGGTGAAACTAGTGAAAGTGTAGTTCTGGACATTTGGAAGCCCAATTCTCCTAATAGTTCAGCTGGTCCGTCCCCAACCCCAGCCAATCAGTCCCACCCCCGGGAGCAGCCTGTGACCCCGCCCATGAGAAAGGCTCTCCTGCAGAATAACCACTGGGAGAGCACAGGTAACTGCGCCTCCGTTGAGAGCAAAAGCACTAGTAATCTCAAGGCCTTAAAGTGCAGTGGCTCTCAGACAGACAGCTTGGACAGTCCGTCCTCACGTAAGAAACATTCTGACCAGAAAGATGATAGTAAGACTCGTCATGGCTCGCACCACGACTGGCTTATGTTCATTAAGAAGTTCCTGCCCAAAAACAATGAGGAGCGCGAGCGTGAGCGCATGAACAAGAGTAACACTGGCATGTCAAGTGCTGAAGAGGATGTGATAGCGGAGTTTGAGAATGTTTTGGAGAACTGTGATCTAGTCAAGCCTAAGCCAGGCATTCCAGTGGACAGCAAAAGGGATATAAATAATGGGGGCACCTGGCCCAAAACTCATCATCCCAAGTTTGACTTTCAGGGCCCTGGAACTGTTATTGAATGTCAGCACAGCCGAAGAGGGCGTGCCCGGCTACCCCCAGAGTTCATGGGCCAGCGCTCTCACAATAAGATTCCACCTGATCCTCCAGAGAGGACCAGTTCGTCTGTGGATGCCACATTTAGGCACAGTCCTCAGAACTCTGACATAACCGCCAAGAATAGTGCTCCTTCCCTGGCCTCCCCACATGGGCGCCAGCTACCAATGATTTCTAGTCCAATAAAGTTACCTGTATCCTCGTCAAGCTCTCATTTCCCTGGTTCACGGGGCTCCCACTATCCAGCCCATTCTACTCCTGTCTGTCCAGAGGAACAGAACCACCCCAAGGATTTATTTCCCCTGCATTTAGACAAAATGAGAATGATCCGCCCCACCTCAGGCCCAGGCAGAGGTGACAGACGCCACAACATGCCTCTCCCCAGCCAGTATTTGGGTGGGAGGCCGACCCCACTGGACATTAACATATTTTACCCTCCCCAGGCTCCACCTTACTCTCCCATCAGACCAGCCATCTCACCCACAGACTTCTTACCGCGTGGGCCTGATAGACCCATACCTCTGGGGCCACCTTATCATGCCAAAGCCACATCACCAATTAACTTTCCGAACAG tgtaTCTCCATTGACAAAAAGCCCTGCAAACATATTCCCAAAATACCCAGCCAATAGCTATCCTGTTGACGGCAGTCATCTGCCAGTGGGTAACCCTGTGGTAACAAGCCCTGTGAATGGCCAGCCAATGGGCAATCATTCATGCTCCTCTCCCCCAGGAGTCATTCCTAACCCTCATTTCTTCAGAGATCTCTCAAATCCACGTATGATTGACAAGCGAATTACTACATCACCATCTCCCTCACAACAC AGTAGCATTGGCCTGGATCGCTCCACTCCGACCCCGAGTGAGGATTTTCCCTATGCAAGCATCTACCACCGCCCTTCTCCCAATGGCCGCCCGCTGTCTGGGACATATGACGGCTGGTCGACCATACCCCGCCGAGAGAAGGAAAGAATCAGGATTCCATCAAATGCTAGCATGGTAGCCAAGTCATCTACAGGCTCCATGGAGTTGG TTCCAGAGCGAGGTAGCCCAGTGTTGCAGTTCTTTTCACTAGATGGTACAGAGAGGGTGTCCTCAACATCCATCCACAACACACGGCCTCATGTCAAACCAAGGAA GCCTCTGCCAGGTGAACAGCGAGTCGTGAACATTGAGAAGACAGCCGATGTGGTCGGGTTTCAGATCAAGCTCGGACCTACAGGAGGAATTTTTGTGTCTTCCGTCAATGAGAACAGCCTGGCTTCACAGGCTGGCCTGGAGGTTGGCGATCAGCTCATTGAG GTTTGTGGCATCAACATGAGGAAGGCAACTAAGGACTTGGCTGCTAGCGTGCTACGGCAGTGTCGGGATACATTTTCCATGGTGCTACAGTTTAATCCAGATA AATATAATGGTGATTCCTCTGAGTCCAGCACCCCGTCCTCTCCAGTCATGTCTCACCCAAACTCACCTGATTCCTCGCGCAGCCAGCCCAAACATCTAGTCAGTAATGAAACACTAACAGGCCTCCCTATCAGCCCTTCAAACACACAGAGGATGAATGGGGTCTG TGGCACAGAGGGGGCTTTAGAGCCAAGGTTTGTGTTTCTGGAGCGCAGCACCCCAAGCATGGACCTGGGCATGGAAGTCATTGGTGGGAACGCGGCTGGGATATTTGTGCATGAGGTTGAACAAGGCAGTGCTGCTAGTGGCTCAAAGGGGCTCCAAAGGGGCGACCACATTTTAGAG TTCAATGGAGTTGATTTGCGTTCAGCCACATTAGAGCAAGCCTGTAGTGAACTGTCAAAGGGGAACTCTAAAGTGACCATTCTGGCCCAGTATAACATTGCCA AATACAACAAGATCTGCCCAGGCATGGGAGACTTCTTCTATATCCGAACCCATTTTGATCGCACAGCAGAGAACGAAGGAGAGCTAAGTTTTAAGAAGGATGACATTCTGTTAATAGAAACCACACGCTTTAAAAAAGTAGGAGTGTGGTTCGGCTGGTTAGTTGATGATGAAGGGAAGAAAATCAAAGGTGGTGCTTTACCCAGTAAATTTAG GTTAGAAGATGAGATGGTGCTAAGAAGAAGTCTCTCTGAAAGCCTCAGCTTGTATGAGGATGATTTCCGCCCCAGTTCACGTCGTGGATCAAACTCTGTTAGGAGAAGTATTTTTCGCAAGAGGAGACATCAAAGGAACAACTCCAAAGACAGTCGGGAGTTTGGTTCCTTCTCCGACGCTTCTCTCAACAGTGACTCTGTCCCAGTGCTAGATG ATGGCTctttgtatacatacacaaaagtggaaagactGGAAT ACACTCTGATTCGGCCTGTGATTGTGCTAGCCCCTTTGGCTGAGCCCATCATTTTGAAGTTGACCTCTGAGTCCCCAGACAAGTACTGCTCCTGTCCTACAA CTGAGATGTCTGCTCAGGCCGTGGAGACAGCAGTGACTACTGGTCAGTTTGTTGATTACTGGAAGAGAGATGACCACTATGAATGTATAACAGTCTCGGCTGTCCAGGCTGTATGTGATAAG AAATGTCATTGCTTGCTCAATGTAACCCCAGCTGCAGTGGAGCGACTTCGCCAACAGAAGATCTATCCCATCGTGCTTTTCTGTCGTCACAAGTCTGCCAAACAAATCAG AGATATCCGTGATGTCCAGTTCTTATCGGAGAGAGTCAGCAATAGGTCAGCCAAAGACTTGTTTGACCAGTACCAGAAATTAGAACAGGAGTACAGACATCTGTTCACAG CAATTATCCAAGGTGGAAACCTTGCAGAGATGTGTACTCAGATCAAGAGGGTGATCTCAGCAGAACAACAAAAAACCATCTGGGTTACGGCTGGAGCTTTGTGA